From a region of the Nitrospirota bacterium genome:
- a CDS encoding ABC transporter ATP-binding protein has protein sequence MAAEVIIDIVKAFPGRLTISTSFRMAYEPPSVLVLFGPSGSGKTTILRCLAGLEWPDQGSIRFGSETWVDTGASIRRHPQQRQIGYMSQDYALFPTYSVLGNIAYGLGDMPGTERQQRIEEVTALLQLQGTEGLRPTQLSGGQQQRVALARVLARRPRLLLLDEPLSALDIPTRSRLRGELRSLLRQLAIPTIVVTHDWEEALALGDRMVVLREGRVLQEGAPQQVFNRPGDAEVAKIVGMETVLPGRVIEMTQGLVTVEVEKRKLVALGTGEVGPEVFVCIRAEDILLESPPAGATSARNQLAGTVRGVTPMGALVRVEIDCGFVLSAVVTRSALEELRLSPGASVVAAIKAGSVHLVPRRNNA, from the coding sequence ATGGCCGCAGAAGTGATCATTGACATCGTCAAGGCCTTCCCGGGTCGCTTGACGATCAGTACTTCATTTCGCATGGCGTATGAACCTCCCTCGGTCCTGGTACTCTTCGGGCCATCCGGTTCTGGAAAGACGACGATTCTACGCTGCCTCGCCGGACTCGAATGGCCGGACCAGGGGAGCATCCGATTCGGCTCGGAAACCTGGGTGGATACAGGCGCCAGTATCCGACGCCATCCCCAACAGCGCCAGATCGGGTACATGTCTCAGGACTATGCCTTGTTCCCGACCTATTCAGTCTTGGGCAATATTGCGTATGGTCTTGGAGATATGCCGGGAACCGAACGGCAGCAGCGTATCGAGGAGGTAACGGCCTTGCTCCAGTTGCAGGGGACGGAGGGTCTTCGCCCCACCCAACTCTCCGGAGGCCAGCAGCAACGAGTCGCCCTTGCCAGGGTCCTTGCGCGACGTCCGCGCCTATTATTGCTCGACGAGCCGCTGTCCGCATTGGACATTCCGACTCGATCCAGATTGCGCGGCGAGTTGCGATCGTTGTTGAGGCAGTTGGCCATTCCCACCATCGTGGTGACGCATGATTGGGAGGAAGCTCTGGCGTTGGGCGATCGGATGGTGGTCCTTCGAGAGGGGCGGGTGCTGCAGGAAGGAGCGCCGCAACAGGTGTTCAATCGTCCCGGAGACGCGGAGGTGGCCAAGATCGTCGGCATGGAAACGGTTCTGCCGGGTCGGGTCATCGAGATGACTCAGGGGTTAGTGACGGTTGAAGTAGAAAAACGGAAACTTGTGGCGCTTGGCACAGGGGAGGTGGGCCCGGAAGTCTTTGTGTGCATTCGCGCCGAGGATATTTTATTGGAATCGCCCCCTGCAGGCGCAACCAGTGCAAGGAATCAGCTGGCTGGAACCGTGCGCGGGGTCACTCCGATGGGGGCGCTCGTGCGCGTCGAGATCGACTGCGGTTTTGTGCTGTCCGCCGTCGTGACGCGCTCCGCCCTGGAGGAGCTGCGCCTCTCGCCCGGGGCGTCCGTCGTGGCCGCGATCAAAGCCGGTTCCGTGCACCTGGTGCCGCGACGTAACAATGCCTGA
- the modA gene encoding molybdate ABC transporter substrate-binding protein, with protein sequence MIRQLVRSGALLLIVVLAIAWDAPTAQAEPTASLTIAAANSLHEPLKAVLPLFEAQHKEVNVRIVYGPSQTLRQQIEQGAPVDVYLPSSLEELESLQDKGLIVGSPQIYGSTALVLITGTSAPTQIRSIQDLRKPAVRRIAIGDPKTSSVGKFSAKFFKNSNFDQDLRSRYVYGEHSGAVLDLVAKGEADVGLVYRTDAAQNRKVRIIAETLADSHPPVIYGLASVWTVRDLTLAREFGAFMVSAQAQAVLREHGFDQATSNTSPAQR encoded by the coding sequence ATGATACGACAATTGGTCCGATCAGGGGCGCTCTTGCTCATCGTCGTCCTGGCCATAGCCTGGGACGCGCCGACCGCGCAGGCCGAACCCACGGCGTCGCTCACCATCGCGGCGGCCAACAGCCTGCATGAACCCTTGAAAGCGGTTCTTCCGCTGTTCGAAGCCCAGCATAAGGAAGTCAACGTTCGGATCGTGTACGGCCCGTCACAGACCCTACGCCAGCAAATCGAACAGGGAGCGCCGGTGGATGTCTATCTCCCCTCCTCGCTCGAAGAACTTGAGTCCCTTCAGGACAAGGGGCTCATCGTCGGATCTCCGCAGATCTACGGGAGCACGGCACTGGTTCTGATCACCGGCACCAGCGCTCCGACCCAAATCAGGTCGATCCAGGATCTCCGCAAACCTGCAGTCAGGCGGATCGCGATCGGCGATCCCAAAACGTCGTCGGTCGGAAAATTCTCGGCGAAATTCTTCAAGAATTCGAATTTTGACCAGGATCTTCGGTCTCGTTACGTGTATGGGGAACATTCCGGCGCAGTGCTCGACTTGGTAGCCAAGGGCGAGGCCGACGTCGGCCTCGTCTACCGGACCGATGCGGCTCAGAATCGCAAGGTCCGCATTATTGCGGAAACCCTGGCCGACTCGCATCCGCCGGTCATCTACGGTCTGGCGTCCGTGTGGACCGTTAGGGACCTGACGCTGGCGCGTGAATTCGGCGCGTTCATGGTCTCGGCTCAGGCGCAGGCCGTCTTGCGGGAACATGGATTCGACCAGGCCACCTCCAACACGAGCCCCGCACAGCGGTAA